In one window of Sardina pilchardus chromosome 23, fSarPil1.1, whole genome shotgun sequence DNA:
- the trim63a gene encoding E3 ubiquitin-protein ligase TRIM63a yields MDIQTGQIVRPPSPMEDLEKQLSCPICLDMFTKPVVILPCQHNLCRGCANDLYDSRNPYHYSGGIFRCPTCRFEVVLDRHGVYGLQRNLLVENIIDIYKQQLENNSSNSSNNSNSNSNSDLEPPLKPKDSKQPMCAEHEDERINIYCLTCQTPTCSMCKVFGQHKDCQVSTLDSVYEGQKTELRNSVDVLVAGNSRLQAALTQMEEKCGAVQENAELQKRHLGEKFDFLYAVMEERKGQLLEKIAQEQDEKVATLRSLVEQYKQQLDASTKLMDTASQSVGNNNVAEFLISAKQLIADARDAAKRSLLERPEAGFEKMDHFTLDTEDVEAILAQMDFGIDEEEESEDNEEEEEEEEEEEEEEEEEEEEEEEE; encoded by the coding sequence ATGGACATTCAGACTGGTCAGATAGTGCGGCCGCCGAGCCCCATGGAGGACCTGGAGAAGCAGCTGAGCTGCCCCATCTGCCTGGACATGTTCACCAAGCCCGTGGTGATCCTGCCCTGTCAGCACAACCTGTGCCGCGGCTGCGCCAACGACCTCTACGACTCCCGCAACCCCTACCACTACTCCGGCGGCATCTTCCGCTGCCCGACCTGCCGCTTCGAGGTGGTGCTGGACCGCCACGGCGTCTACGGCCTGCAGAGGAACCTGCTGGTGGAGAACATCATCGACATCTACAAGCAGCAGCTGgagaacaacagcagcaacagcagcaacaacagcaacagcaacagcaacagcgaCCTGGAGCCTCCTCTGAAGCCCAAGGACTCCAAGCAGCCCATGTGTGCGGAGCACGAGGACGAGAGGATCAACATCTACTGCCTCACCTGCCAGACGCCCACCTGCTCCATGTGCAAGGTGTTCGGCCAGCACAAGGACTGCCAGGTGTCCACGCTGGACAGCGTCTACGAGGGCCAGAAGACGGAGCTGCGCAACTCGGTGGACGTGCTGGTGGCGGGCAACAGCCGTCTGCAGGCGGCGCTCACCCAGATGGAGGAGAAGTGCGGCGCCGTGCAGGAGAACGCGGAGCTGCAGAAGAGGCACCTCGGCGAGAAGTTCGACTTCCTGTACGCCGTCATGGAGGAGCGCAAAGgccagctgctggagaagatcgCCCAGGAGCAGGACGAGAAGGTGGCCACGCTGCGGTCGCTCGTGGAGCAGTACAAGCAGCAGCTGGACGCCAGTACCAAGCTGATGGACACGGCGTCCCAGAGCGTGGGCAACAACAACGTGGCCGAGTTCCTGATCTCGGCGAAGCAGCTGATCGCCGACGCCAGAGACGCGGCCAAGAGGTCTCTTCTGGAGAGACCGGAGGCGGGATTTGAGAAGATGGACCATTTCACGTTGGACACGGAAGATGTCGAAGCAATCCTTGCACAAATGGACTTTGGTAtcgatgaggaagaggagagtgaagacaacgaggaggaggaggaggaggaggaagaggaggaggaggaggaagaggaagaggaggaggaggaagaggaggaatga